Below is a genomic region from Acidobacteriota bacterium.
CTGACGAACTCGACATGGGTGCTGTCCGAGCTACCGTGCTCCTTGTAGTCATACCCTTGGCGGTCCGCAATGTATGACGTCAGCTCTTGAGGAATAGAGAGGCCGTCGGCACCGTAACGATTGACGAGGTCGGCAACGTGATTGCCGACCATGCCGCCAAACCAGCGGACCTGGTCTCGTTGATGTTCGATGTTGTCGCCAACGTAAGCCGGGGCCGCAACACACATGTAAAGATCATCCGGGTTGCGACCGGCCGCAGCGGCGGCATCTCGCACTGCCTGGATCATGTATTTGATGAGATACGGGTCGGCGAGTTGCAGAATGAATCCGTCAGCTTTCTCCCCGGTCAGTGCGAGTGTTTTCGGTCCGTACGCCGCCACCAGCATCGGAACACGGGTTTTCTTGGCCCAGGGTATCTGGACGGTCACGCCGTTGTACTCAACCTCCTCGCCCTGAGCAAGCGCCCTCACGACATCGATTGCCTCACCAAGTTCGGCGAGCCGGCAGGGTTTCTTCCCGATTACACGCAGAGCCGAATCGCCGCGACCCATACCGACAATGGTTCGCTCGCCAAACATTTCGTTGAGCGTTGCAAAGAGACTCGCGGTAACGGTCAAATCGCGAGTTCCAGGGTTTGTGACCATCGGACCCACGGTCATGTTCTTGGTCTTGGCGAGCATCTGGGAGTAGATGACGAACGGCTCTTGCCAGAGCACGTGGCTATCGAATGTCCACGCATGGTTGAACCCGTGGGCCTCAGCCTGCACCGTGAGGTCGATTACGGCCTGCGACGGCGGATCGGTTTGGAAAACAACCCCAAAATCCATTGTGTTCTCCTCAGTAGTTAGGTAGATGTCGTGCGGCGAACGATTTGCATGCCACTAGTGGAGACGGGCAGCGTTTCCACGCCGTAGGAATTGTCCGTCGCCCTTGGCACCAACATACTCGCCGTCAACCACGATGGTCGTGCCACGCAGCAAAACTTGCTCGACCTTGCCTTTGACCGAGAGTCCTTCGTACGCCGAGTAGTCAACGTTCATGTGGTGTTGCGCTGCGGACTTTGTCCACTCGGCCTCGGGATCGAATATCACAATGTCGGCATCCGATCCCACCGCAATGGTGCCCTTTTCAGGGTACATTCCAAAAAGTTTCGCCGGGGTTGTGCAGCACAGTTCGATCCAGCGGTTGAGGTCGAGCCGACCGTCGACAACCGCGCCGTGGTACATGAGCTGGAAACGATCCTCAACACCCGGAAGTCCGTTCGGG
It encodes:
- a CDS encoding TIGR03842 family LLM class F420-dependent oxidoreductase, producing MDFGVVFQTDPPSQAVIDLTVQAEAHGFNHAWTFDSHVLWQEPFVIYSQMLAKTKNMTVGPMVTNPGTRDLTVTASLFATLNEMFGERTIVGMGRGDSALRVIGKKPCRLAELGEAIDVVRALAQGEEVEYNGVTVQIPWAKKTRVPMLVAAYGPKTLALTGEKADGFILQLADPYLIKYMIQAVRDAAAAAGRNPDDLYMCVAAPAYVGDNIEHQRDQVRWFGGMVGNHVADLVNRYGADGLSIPQELTSYIADRQGYDYKEHGSSDSTHVEFV